A segment of the Odontesthes bonariensis isolate fOdoBon6 chromosome 8, fOdoBon6.hap1, whole genome shotgun sequence genome:
TGGTCCAGTTTCAGTTTGTCTCCGGAGTCGATCATTTTCACCACCGCAGCATATCTGTCTCGCATCTCCTGCAGCCAGAAGAGATCCACAGCTATTAGCAACAAAGATCTTCTTCCTACGCATATTTATCAATTCAAATCAGTTACAACAGCGTTACCATGATAACAGCCTTCTTCTTGTGGTACTTCTCTCCCAGCCTCTTGGTGACGACTTTGACTACAATGTTGGGCTGCAGCCAGTAGTCAGTTCTGACAGactgctgcttcttcttcttcttctcctccatcTGAACGAAAAAGCATCACAGGACCGATCAGAACGCTTGGCAGCAACCGCAGCCGaccaaacataaacacacacgcaATCGCAACCTCAATGATCTCCTCCAGAGcagacttcttcttcttctcccgtCTGGGGTCTGAACCGGAGGATGCGTCTTTCCTTTTCACCgcggatgatgatgatgatgtcgcTGCTGCTTTCAGAGCGCTCGCACCCAGGACAGAACTAAAGGGAGACACAAAGTCCAGTTAGAGACTGAAGGCCTCAGTAAACTTATTCAACCCGCACAGAGACACCCGTACCTTGATTTAGAGGGGCCAGCTGCAGAGGAAGAGGCACCCAGGTTGAAAGCaactgcaagaaaaaaaaaaaaaaaaaaaacacacacacataaaggtGAGTGCAAAGAAAAGTTTTGTACAACAAAAGCTTTCGTCACACAAGAAAAACAAGACTAACCTTTTTCCTCCTCACTCTCACGCTTGAGCTCTGTGTAAACCGGATTTTCctacagaaaagaaacaaaaagcacaaaaaggTTTCATTgcaaaactttagatttattttggcCAAACCAACAAAAAGGACAGTGCGCGTCTGCGACGCTGGCGCTCACTTCCGTCTCCTTGGTGTCGCGGCCTCTTCGGACCTGCTCCTCGATGAACTTGGCGCTCCTCTCCTCGTCATCCAGGtcctgcttcttcttcctcgcCTGCTCCTCTTGGCGGCGGATTGTCTCCGGGTCGCGGTCAATGTACTGGACGTACCAGCCTTTAGGGGTCTCGTCGACTTTGCACAAACCTGGTCGTCACATTGAAGTTGGAACAAATTCAGAGAAATCAGGACTTCTCCCCATGAAGATGGCAGGGAGGAGTGAATGCAAGCCCCGCCGGTCCATCTGTGAGCAGGCTGTTCTCAGACACTATTGAATGCCTCCTAACATACCCCCCCCACACAGACTTCAAACGTTACAGCATTTAAAAACCTTTAAATGATTGGGGTGTTGAgcaaaaagagaataaaaacagaCTCTGATTAGTTGCAAATTTTTCATCTAACGCTGAACAATATATGCAGGTTCTGGATGcatcaaatgacaaaaaaacaaacaaaaacgaaGCTGAAATCGAGGAAGAATTGGAAAATGTTTCCACTttctgaaaatataaaaaactaCAGGAGCAATGTCTCAGTTTTAACATGTGACGTTATGCTTTAGCCATTTTCGCATTTCTTTTGAAAGGCTTCTGCAAAACTGAGGAAGTCTTTGTCAACCTTTGACTTAATGGTATGATCTTTAGAGACAACTTAACCTGCAACCTGTGCAACTCTGAGCTACAGAGTCAGTATACGATGGACATCTTGATGAGGATCCCAACCAACCTTAAACACTGTGCGCTCCCACTGTCTTACCCTCTCTGCCCAGCCACTTGGTGAAGTCAGTGAGAGTCTCCCACTGCGTGGAGTTCATGTGGACGTGCTCTCGGTGACTGATGTACTCGTTGTAGACGATGTTGTTGTGCACGCGCTTGGTCCCTGTGGATCAGAAAATAATAAGAACAAAGACTTTCCAAGAGCTGTTTGAGGACATCTAATTGAACGCCTTCCTCACCGAAACGTCTTCTGATCAGCTCCAAAAAGTCGCTTTTAAACTCGctgtaataaaacaaaaaaaaagaagtgttctTGTTATTGAAATACCACTCGCGCGTGTTTGTTTCTCTATGATGCCAAGAAACAGCTACACACAACATCGTCTTAAACTCACTCTGAGAAGTAGTCCATGAACTTTGTTGGGTTTTCTGAGGCCAGCAGCAGCTGCCTCTGGTGGGACTCGGACATGCAGTGACACTTGAAGCCATTCtgtcaacataaaaaaaaaaacggttggCAAACATGTCTTTAAACACCAGCAACCTCTGACGGACCTCAAAAAGACAGTCCAGATCGACATCTCACCTCGTCTCGGCATTGTTTTTGACACATCTGGCAGTACCACCTCAACTTCTGGAGACCTTTGGATTTTATGCGGTTGCTAATCGCTTTAGGGGAGAGAAAATCCGCCTTTCCCATCGCGACCAgttacaacaaacaaacaaaacgcGGTAAAACACTGAAATTAAGACACCAGTTGCTAGGTTTTCTTTCAAAATCCGTGGTAAATACACGGACATGAGCCCACTACCAAGATAAAACCGTTTCCGCCTGCCTGACGTCATAATCTCACGAATAAGCTAAAACTCGCGATAAACATGTGCTGCATTTACGACCTACTGGTTAGCTCCGTATTTCTTATTAAATATCTTCTTTTGATTGACAGGAAGCATTTTCGGTCAATATTTTGCTTCTGTGAATTTTAAGACAAGCACGAGCCAAGCTCGGTTGAAAAATTGAATGAAATAGCACCTAAATAAAACTAACAAAAGAATGAGATTTTACTGTTGAAAGTAAAGACAGATATTGTCTATTCCTCAAcgaatctttttgtaaaaaaatttaaattcttCTATTCGACATACAAAAGGCAAGGAGATTTGGTCACATTCGCTTGACAAGATGGAAGAGTCACTTGATTGCAGGATGTTTTCACTGAGTCATATGGGAAAATGCAATAAGCGTGTATAAAGGAGCTTTAAATGAATAACTTTAAACACACCTTCAAGCACGGTAAGTGTCAACAAATGATTTATAAGTTTTCAAAGTTGTGCTTGTATACATTTCTGAAAAAACTCAAACATAGGAAACGGGTGTGTGCCTGATTTACTCAAATAATCACCAATGCCAAACCCTTGAGAGAAATGACCAGTTATAACAATTGTAAAAGAATATGGTGAAACAAATGAATGTTTTTGCACAGGATGTTATAgctttaaccagaaaaaaatacTTATATTCTTGATGAATTTTCAATCGAACCATTTAACGTCAGTGAAATGTTTGAGGCTATCTTGCGCgaagtttatttgaacaaatATTCTATCAGTCCCTGAAGGTGGCGTCCATCCATTTTGACTTTACTTTGCGCCTGCGCAGTCCTGTGTGTCTGACCTTCATAGCAGTAACCATGTTCGCCAGGACCAGCGCGTTTGTGTTCTCCCCACAATGGTAAAGTCATAATATTCTGAAAAACCTCTCTaactatttgtatttttttgtcttttgtgtaTGACTGTTTCAAAGGCATGTGTTCGAAATAAATGTGTAGCTTTTACTTGCGGTAACGCACGCAGTTCTTGACTGCAAGGACGTGCTAACGTGCAGGCCGCAGCTAATGAATGACAGCAGTGTGCTCAGTTGAGAAGGGACAACTTCAGCCGGCTAAGAGCTAATGCTAGAACGTCTTGACATTGTCCGAGAAGATGGAGACGAAACTGCAAAACCTTATCAATGACTTTTTCTCACGTTATCTTTTTACACCGCCAAACACCCATTACTCAGCTAGGGTTAGCAAACTgtcaaaagctttttctgatGTTAGCCTCTAAGCTAAAGGGTGCACCTCTGACGTTAGCACGAAGCTAAATCTGGGTTGTAAAAGCTTAATTTTTCTACTCTGTTGCGAGCACAGCAGCTAGAGGCTTGTGTCATTGCTAAGACCTTTAATTATGTTGTACATTGATGAAACTTGCAACAATTGCTCACATGCAGTGTTTCTGTTCACAGTGGGCAGGTCAGGAACATGGCTACCTTGAAGGACAGTAAGTACTGTTGAATGATATTAGCTTacttgaaatgtaaaaaaattccCTGATAATATTGATCCGATTATAATCTCACTCTCATATCACTGTAGACAAAAATGCTGTACTCTTGTGGGAAATGTCATTCAGCTCATTAGGCAAATGCAGGGATTCACGTGCTGGCTGTTATGACAGGAGATACAAAACAGTTTTAATGCATTTCTAATGGAGTTGTTGTACCTTTGAAACATGGCACTACTTTCTTTTAGTTTATCCCTGAGATCTCGGCTCGACCTTGCAGTAAGAGGACTGTATTGGTACAACTTGGGAGGGCTTTTACTACAGACATAGGGAGACTTGCGTTTTAGGTTTTGATTAATCTGTGACTGAGCACCTCTTCATTGCTAATTTGAGTCAAAATGTTTGGATGCATCATCATTTTCAGATGTTAAGTTCAATAGAATATTGAAAACTTTTGCTCTAAATATCAGAGATTGACACAATAGTTAAAGGTGTTTCATTTGAAATAAATTCCACCAAAATGATGTCATTGTTATTTTGGTCTTGTGACTTTCACACTGAAGGCTGCGGCGTTCAGATGTTTGCGACGTGTTGCTGCAGAAACTGCGATTGTGAATATTCTCTCTTTCTCTAGTCACCATTCGGCTGAAGTCCATCAAGAACATCCAGAAGATCACAAAATCCATGAAGATGGTGGCCG
Coding sequences within it:
- the kin gene encoding DNA/RNA-binding protein KIN17, which encodes MGKADFLSPKAISNRIKSKGLQKLRWYCQMCQKQCRDENGFKCHCMSESHQRQLLLASENPTKFMDYFSDEFKSDFLELIRRRFGTKRVHNNIVYNEYISHREHVHMNSTQWETLTDFTKWLGREGLCKVDETPKGWYVQYIDRDPETIRRQEEQARKKKQDLDDEERSAKFIEEQVRRGRDTKETEENPVYTELKRESEEEKVAFNLGASSSAAGPSKSSSVLGASALKAAATSSSSSAVKRKDASSGSDPRREKKKKSALEEIIEMEEKKKKKQQSVRTDYWLQPNIVVKVVTKRLGEKYHKKKAVIMEMRDRYAAVVKMIDSGDKLKLDQNHLETVIPAPGKRVLILNGPYRDAEAVLEGIDEKNFSATLAIDTGPQKGKRVDVAYEDFSKLA